The following coding sequences are from one Eleginops maclovinus isolate JMC-PN-2008 ecotype Puerto Natales chromosome 13, JC_Emac_rtc_rv5, whole genome shotgun sequence window:
- the nhsl3 gene encoding NHS-like protein 3 isoform X3 has product MVVYLRKSLHSLLSVFKKKAGPKGNEEQKRLTVHYSTSQHYQENVFIEGSRPQYLEDLHTEAQEGLKIQQQEEHTNGLNLPDNESIASTDTLRPEQDVSSKDDDCGSPESRSTTGSSDTTVTSAVSTRPVLTRQGSTFKPLNPVKTIDRSRKRGRRTTIMGIPNQVQKELALHRSFQQLDSTPNHDGKLSTSQSGVVTVDGGTPEAKKEGARVHLSELEASRDEQLLRKQLQAMYQDEQPFKHQGLGSYLCPNSSMRPKSLAVPGMTTSSSFCPTTMLSFLQEPQGPVMSMSPQATYLSTIIPNAILPSSIDVIEIDRSCSRTRGASVNHGSSVRTVSKSSLASGDLSVSPFLSRRSDGDGSQTDNSQSESTLMLTSASGLNWSETQSSKIIISNSSPGSSKGSTRSGNSLRVGPNGRESQAEQCNGDQDIDSLRSSVSMISSFSSKRECVTGQESESDVSGSVAAGDDAKTKQNCTRSLSVMKTKQPPPPPRRTNSLHSNKIRSNSKVLVEINDSASGDGANVTENSIDGKKSVKLQTSTGSSCLEASSGPLTPTQASSTGGATEPEHSNYSPQKAPSEGGKFERTMSPSSGYSSQSGTPTLTPKGISPTSPDKHKKKPVKPERSVSRVSSSAASPSSSLTSLSSGTSEPVNPDSSTCSSSLPSQGSQPIVAADELAPNNISSTFAAEVRELLKIPPPPKVKAPCPPPPEAWVHNKRTFQLLFGPYPNVGKVTQDPAQKQDSTVKQAGTQTEDIKEIPVLVEKQSKVAQSVLETHVNPETLLESSPEGVYKIENRECPSNKQEEIQVSSDVQKQEENLVVKDPKSPKKEPPPVMKKPVTVLHREELVKKESATSAVHLPVENHPTATQHGVIIVVDKSDNERAKSDVAFVEVPKMTKVSPPPSPPPAYHPTPPLSRKTPPSSVSSPPDDLQGLQEEINVVESCWPPPPPPMEGDSVFDGGDDVDFPPPPPPLVTESVLNVMDSCVTDLVASTTPTEVVRETSDDSSEANTPVREQIADAPPAAPQTVTDIEPEVVVQDSESHIADDIICRPVQSLVSVSDCVPSPPVVATPLATITKADPPILESTLVPPSSSLKRDSLKMEDQSPNVAPVSAQPPVTAPVAPPLPAEGLTQGVNFRRQPSVQNRDARSKELLSRHKSSAPIPKEDANIPLVTPSLLQMVRLRSVNMTEDVMKAEGEDKTTNQGASVQDDYSVSVTGAQNIPQKPIRKSLSLKSPPQSVKTSSVTLIAPSMRLQEAIRMKTAAMSSRDGLPSRLGVRSPYSSLGERGALSLKSHEGSDMLKSPASTASFIFSRSTKKVVIETPAAFSPEAQVSLKQSLAAELMQVSDQSKAAVYSNGGVKSDRAPPPVAKKPASGSISPSHNQPAGSAKMDFSVEGNGVIGAVQHTSGITHPEITTTRVTADTIETLF; this is encoded by the exons ATGGTGGTCTACTTGAGGAAGAGCCTCcactctctgctgtctgtcttcaAGAAGAAGG CTGGCCCGAAGGGGAATGAAGAGCAGAAGAGGTTGACCGTCCACTACAGCACCTCCCAGCACTACCAGGAAAATGTGTTCATTGAGGGCAGCAGGCCACAGTACCTGGAGGATCTGCACACTGAGGCCCAGGAGGGGCTCAAGATACAACAGCAGGAAG AACACACAAATGGACTCAACCTACCTGACAATGAGAGCATTGCT TCCACAGACACTCTGCGTCCGGAGCAGGATGTCAGCTCCAAGGACGACGACTGTGGCTCTCCGGAGTCGAGATCCACCACGGGGAGTAGTGATACCACAGTCACCTCTGCTGTGTCCACGAGGCCTGTGCTCACTCGCCAAG GGTCAACATTCAAGCCTCTGAATCCCGTGAAAACAATAGATAGGAGCAGGAAGAGGGGCAGGAGGACCACCATCATGGGCATACCCAACCAGGTCCAGAAAGAGCTTG CTTTGCACAGAAGCTTCCAGCAGCTTGATTCTACCCCAAATCATGACGGAAAACTCAGTACCAGCCAATCAGGGGTTGTTACGGTGGATGGAGGGACTCCAGAAGCCAAAAAGGAGGGAGCAAGAGTGCACCTTTCAGAGCTAGAG GCATCCAGAGAtgagcagctgctgaggaaGCAACTCCAGGCAATGTACCAAGACGAGCAGCCTTTCAAGCACCAGGGCCTTGGCTCCTATCTCTGCCCCAACTCATCCATGAGACCCAAGTCCCTTGCAGTACCTGGCATGaccacttcctcctccttctgtccTACAACTATGTTAAGCTTCCTCCAGGAACCCCAG gGCCCAGTGATGTCCATGTCTCCCCAGGCCACCTACTTGTCGACAATCATCCCTAATGCAATCTTACCAAGCTCGATTGACGTCATAGAGATCGACCGCAGCTGCAGCCGGACGCGTGGCGCCAGTGTAAACCATGGCAGCAGTGTCCGCACAGTAAGCAAGAGCAGTCTGGCATCCGGGGACTTATCAGTCAGCCCGTTTTTGTCCAGAAGATCTGATGGAGATGGTTCTCAGACTGACAATTCCCAAAGCGAGTCAACACTGATGCTAACATCTGCTTCGGGGTTGAACTGGAGCGAGACCCAGTCTTCAAAGATCATTATTTCAAACTCTTCTCCAGGATCTTCTAAGGGTAGCACACGTAGCGGTAACTCACTCAGAGTGGGTCCGAATGGGCGGGAGAGCCAGGCAGAGCAGTGTAATGGGGACCAAGACATTGACAGTCTGCGCAGTTCAGTTAGCATGATCAGCAGCTTCAGCAGTAAAAGAGAATGTGTTACAGGTCAAGAATCGGAGTCTGATGTTTCAGGGTCAGTGGCTGCTGGGGACGATGCAAAGACCAAACAGAATTGCACTCGCAGTCTGTCGGTTATGAAGACCAAGCAACCCCCGCCACCTCCACGGAGAACGAACTCTCTGCATAGTAATAAGATCAGGAGTAACTCCAAGGTGCTGGTGGAGATCAATGACTCTGCCTCGGGAGATGGTGCAAATGTCACAGAAAACAGTATAGATGGGAAAAAATCAGTCAAGCTACAGACCTCCACTGGGTCAAGCTGTCTAGAAGCTTCCTCCGGTCCTTTGACCCCAACACAGGCCTCTTCCACTGGAGGAGCAACAGAACCAGAACACAGCAACTACTCCCCACAGAAAGCTCCCTCAGAAGGGGGGAAATTTGAACGCACCATGTCCCCTTCCAGCGGCTACTCCAGTCAGAGTGGCACTCCAACACTCACTCCAAAAGGGATCTCCCCAACCTCCCCTGACAAACACAAGAAGAAACCAGTCAAACCGGAGAGATCTGTGTCTCGAGTCTCATCCTCAGCagcttctccttcctcctcgcTTACCTCCTTATCTTCTGGTACATCTGAGCCTGTCAATCCAGATTCTTCCACATGTAGCTCCAGCCTGCCTTCACAGGGATCTCAACCCATTGTTGCAGCAGATGAACTCGCTCCGAATAACATTTCTTCAACTTTTGCAGCTGAAGTCAGAGAGCTGTTGAAAATCCCACCACCTCCCAAAGTCAAAGCGCcgtgtcctcctcctccagaggCGTGGGTCCACAACAAACGCACCTTTCAGCTCCTGTTTGGGCCATACCCTAATGTCGGCAAAGTAACCCAGGACCCGGCGCAGAAACAAGACAGCACAGTTAAACAAGCAGGAACCCAGACTGAAGACATCAAGGAGATACCTGTATTAGttgaaaaacaatcaaaagtAGCCCAATCTGTCTTAGAAACACATGTCAATCCTGAAACTTTGTTAGAAAGTAGCCCTGAGGGAGTTTACAAGATAGAGAACAGGGAATGCCCAAGTAACAAGCAAGAAGAGATACAAGTAAGTTCCGACGTTCAGAAACAAGAAGAGAACCTTGTTGTGAAGGACCCTAAGAGTCCGAAGAAAGAGCCTCCTCCTGTCATGAAGAAACCAGTGACGGTGCTGCACAGAGAGGAACTGGTGAAGAAAGAGAGTGCGACTTCAGCGGTTCATCTACCTGTTGAGAACCATCCAACCGCAACACAGCACGGGGTTATAATTGTAGTTGATAAGAGTGACAACGAAAGGGCCAAAAGTGATGTTGCATTTGTAGAGGTCCCCAAAATGACTAAGGTCTCGCCACCACCGTCTCCTCCCCCGGCATACCACCCCACACCCCCTCTGTCAAGAAAGACACCTCCTTCATCAGTGTCTTCGCCACCAGACGACTTACaggggctgcaggaggagatcaACGTTGTAGAGTCTTGCTGGccgcctcctccacctccaatGGAAGGAGACTCGGTCTTTGATGGAGGAGATGACGTTGActttccacctcctcctccacccttgGTGACAGAAAGTGTATTAAATGTGATGGACAGTTGCGTCACTGATCTGGTTGCGtcaacaacaccaacagagGTGGTTAGAGAGACTAGTGATGATTCGAGTGAAGCTAACACACCTGTACGTGAACAAATTGCAGACGCGCCCCCTGCTGCACCACAAACAGTAACGGACATAGAACCAGAGGTTGTTGTGCAAGATTCAGAATCTCACATTGCAGATGATATTATTTGCAGACCAGTGCAGAGTTTAGTATCCGTTTCAGACTGTGTCCCATCTCCACCAGTTGTGGCAACCCCTTTGGCAACCATTACAAAAGCAGATCCACCAATATTGGAGTCTACTTTGGTTCCTCCAAGCAGTTCCCTGAAGCGAGACTCTCTAAAAATGGAAGATCAGTCTCCAAACGTGGCTCCCGTCAGCGCCCAACCTCCAGTGACTGCCCCAGTGGCCCCACCTCTACCGGCAGAGGGTTTGACCCAAGGGGTTAACTTCAGACGGCAACCCAGCGTACAAAACCGAGACGCCAGGAGCAAGGAGCTCCTTTCCCGCCACAAAAGTAGTGCACCCATTCCTAAAGAGGACGCTAACATACCTTTGGTGACCCCTTCCCTGCTTCAGATGGTTCGCCTCAGATCGGTCAACATGACTGAAGATGTGATGAAGGCGGAGGGggaagacaaaacaacaaaccaagGAGCTTCAGTTCAGGACGATTACTCAGTCTCAGTCACAGGAGCTCAGAACATTCCCCAGAAGCCCATCCGCAAGTCTTTGTCACTAAAATCTCCCCCTCAGTCCGTAAAGACCTCCTCAGTAACACTCATCGCCCCTTCCATGCGCTTACAGGAAGCTATACGTATGAAAACGGCAGCCATGTCTTCAAGAGATGGTCTCCCATCCCGACTGGGCGTTAGATCCCCTTACAGCTCGCTCGGGGAACGCGGGGCTCTGTCGTTGAAATCACACGAGGGAAGTGACATGTTAAAGTCTCCAGCCTCTACCGCCAGCTTTATCTTCTCCAGGAGCACAAAAAAGGTTGTGATAGAGACTCCAGCTGCCTTCTCCCCTGAAGCTCAGGTGAGTCTGAAGCAGAGCTTGGCGGCAGAACTCATGCAGGTGTCTGACCAATCGAAGGCCGCCGTTTACTCCAATGGCGGGGTGAAGTCGGACAGAGCTCCTCCACCAGTGGCAAAGAAACCAGCCTCTGGGAGCATCAGCCCTTCACACAACCAACCTGCTGGTTCTGCAAAGATGGACTTCAGCGTTGAAGGGAACGGAGTGATAGGAGCAGTGCAACATACGAGTGGAATAACGCATCCTGAGATCACAA CTACCAGGGTGACAGCAGACACAATTGAAACACTGTTTTGA
- the nhsl3 gene encoding NHS-like protein 3 isoform X1 encodes MSRRRSTGDLVPRDVTEILAREARVQRGQKKPGSSLGQAFGWLKGSRKKKGLGNGLNPTGIGVTDAKQGLQNHDPAKAGPKGNEEQKRLTVHYSTSQHYQENVFIEGSRPQYLEDLHTEAQEGLKIQQQEEHTNGLNLPDNESIASTDTLRPEQDVSSKDDDCGSPESRSTTGSSDTTVTSAVSTRPVLTRQGSTFKPLNPVKTIDRSRKRGRRTTIMGIPNQVQKELALHRSFQQLDSTPNHDGKLSTSQSGVVTVDGGTPEAKKEGARVHLSELEASRDEQLLRKQLQAMYQDEQPFKHQGLGSYLCPNSSMRPKSLAVPGMTTSSSFCPTTMLSFLQEPQGPVMSMSPQATYLSTIIPNAILPSSIDVIEIDRSCSRTRGASVNHGSSVRTVSKSSLASGDLSVSPFLSRRSDGDGSQTDNSQSESTLMLTSASGLNWSETQSSKIIISNSSPGSSKGSTRSGNSLRVGPNGRESQAEQCNGDQDIDSLRSSVSMISSFSSKRECVTGQESESDVSGSVAAGDDAKTKQNCTRSLSVMKTKQPPPPPRRTNSLHSNKIRSNSKVLVEINDSASGDGANVTENSIDGKKSVKLQTSTGSSCLEASSGPLTPTQASSTGGATEPEHSNYSPQKAPSEGGKFERTMSPSSGYSSQSGTPTLTPKGISPTSPDKHKKKPVKPERSVSRVSSSAASPSSSLTSLSSGTSEPVNPDSSTCSSSLPSQGSQPIVAADELAPNNISSTFAAEVRELLKIPPPPKVKAPCPPPPEAWVHNKRTFQLLFGPYPNVGKVTQDPAQKQDSTVKQAGTQTEDIKEIPVLVEKQSKVAQSVLETHVNPETLLESSPEGVYKIENRECPSNKQEEIQVSSDVQKQEENLVVKDPKSPKKEPPPVMKKPVTVLHREELVKKESATSAVHLPVENHPTATQHGVIIVVDKSDNERAKSDVAFVEVPKMTKVSPPPSPPPAYHPTPPLSRKTPPSSVSSPPDDLQGLQEEINVVESCWPPPPPPMEGDSVFDGGDDVDFPPPPPPLVTESVLNVMDSCVTDLVASTTPTEVVRETSDDSSEANTPVREQIADAPPAAPQTVTDIEPEVVVQDSESHIADDIICRPVQSLVSVSDCVPSPPVVATPLATITKADPPILESTLVPPSSSLKRDSLKMEDQSPNVAPVSAQPPVTAPVAPPLPAEGLTQGVNFRRQPSVQNRDARSKELLSRHKSSAPIPKEDANIPLVTPSLLQMVRLRSVNMTEDVMKAEGEDKTTNQGASVQDDYSVSVTGAQNIPQKPIRKSLSLKSPPQSVKTSSVTLIAPSMRLQEAIRMKTAAMSSRDGLPSRLGVRSPYSSLGERGALSLKSHEGSDMLKSPASTASFIFSRSTKKVVIETPAAFSPEAQVSLKQSLAAELMQVSDQSKAAVYSNGGVKSDRAPPPVAKKPASGSISPSHNQPAGSAKMDFSVEGNGVIGAVQHTSGITHPEITTTRVTADTIETLF; translated from the exons CTGGCCCGAAGGGGAATGAAGAGCAGAAGAGGTTGACCGTCCACTACAGCACCTCCCAGCACTACCAGGAAAATGTGTTCATTGAGGGCAGCAGGCCACAGTACCTGGAGGATCTGCACACTGAGGCCCAGGAGGGGCTCAAGATACAACAGCAGGAAG AACACACAAATGGACTCAACCTACCTGACAATGAGAGCATTGCT TCCACAGACACTCTGCGTCCGGAGCAGGATGTCAGCTCCAAGGACGACGACTGTGGCTCTCCGGAGTCGAGATCCACCACGGGGAGTAGTGATACCACAGTCACCTCTGCTGTGTCCACGAGGCCTGTGCTCACTCGCCAAG GGTCAACATTCAAGCCTCTGAATCCCGTGAAAACAATAGATAGGAGCAGGAAGAGGGGCAGGAGGACCACCATCATGGGCATACCCAACCAGGTCCAGAAAGAGCTTG CTTTGCACAGAAGCTTCCAGCAGCTTGATTCTACCCCAAATCATGACGGAAAACTCAGTACCAGCCAATCAGGGGTTGTTACGGTGGATGGAGGGACTCCAGAAGCCAAAAAGGAGGGAGCAAGAGTGCACCTTTCAGAGCTAGAG GCATCCAGAGAtgagcagctgctgaggaaGCAACTCCAGGCAATGTACCAAGACGAGCAGCCTTTCAAGCACCAGGGCCTTGGCTCCTATCTCTGCCCCAACTCATCCATGAGACCCAAGTCCCTTGCAGTACCTGGCATGaccacttcctcctccttctgtccTACAACTATGTTAAGCTTCCTCCAGGAACCCCAG gGCCCAGTGATGTCCATGTCTCCCCAGGCCACCTACTTGTCGACAATCATCCCTAATGCAATCTTACCAAGCTCGATTGACGTCATAGAGATCGACCGCAGCTGCAGCCGGACGCGTGGCGCCAGTGTAAACCATGGCAGCAGTGTCCGCACAGTAAGCAAGAGCAGTCTGGCATCCGGGGACTTATCAGTCAGCCCGTTTTTGTCCAGAAGATCTGATGGAGATGGTTCTCAGACTGACAATTCCCAAAGCGAGTCAACACTGATGCTAACATCTGCTTCGGGGTTGAACTGGAGCGAGACCCAGTCTTCAAAGATCATTATTTCAAACTCTTCTCCAGGATCTTCTAAGGGTAGCACACGTAGCGGTAACTCACTCAGAGTGGGTCCGAATGGGCGGGAGAGCCAGGCAGAGCAGTGTAATGGGGACCAAGACATTGACAGTCTGCGCAGTTCAGTTAGCATGATCAGCAGCTTCAGCAGTAAAAGAGAATGTGTTACAGGTCAAGAATCGGAGTCTGATGTTTCAGGGTCAGTGGCTGCTGGGGACGATGCAAAGACCAAACAGAATTGCACTCGCAGTCTGTCGGTTATGAAGACCAAGCAACCCCCGCCACCTCCACGGAGAACGAACTCTCTGCATAGTAATAAGATCAGGAGTAACTCCAAGGTGCTGGTGGAGATCAATGACTCTGCCTCGGGAGATGGTGCAAATGTCACAGAAAACAGTATAGATGGGAAAAAATCAGTCAAGCTACAGACCTCCACTGGGTCAAGCTGTCTAGAAGCTTCCTCCGGTCCTTTGACCCCAACACAGGCCTCTTCCACTGGAGGAGCAACAGAACCAGAACACAGCAACTACTCCCCACAGAAAGCTCCCTCAGAAGGGGGGAAATTTGAACGCACCATGTCCCCTTCCAGCGGCTACTCCAGTCAGAGTGGCACTCCAACACTCACTCCAAAAGGGATCTCCCCAACCTCCCCTGACAAACACAAGAAGAAACCAGTCAAACCGGAGAGATCTGTGTCTCGAGTCTCATCCTCAGCagcttctccttcctcctcgcTTACCTCCTTATCTTCTGGTACATCTGAGCCTGTCAATCCAGATTCTTCCACATGTAGCTCCAGCCTGCCTTCACAGGGATCTCAACCCATTGTTGCAGCAGATGAACTCGCTCCGAATAACATTTCTTCAACTTTTGCAGCTGAAGTCAGAGAGCTGTTGAAAATCCCACCACCTCCCAAAGTCAAAGCGCcgtgtcctcctcctccagaggCGTGGGTCCACAACAAACGCACCTTTCAGCTCCTGTTTGGGCCATACCCTAATGTCGGCAAAGTAACCCAGGACCCGGCGCAGAAACAAGACAGCACAGTTAAACAAGCAGGAACCCAGACTGAAGACATCAAGGAGATACCTGTATTAGttgaaaaacaatcaaaagtAGCCCAATCTGTCTTAGAAACACATGTCAATCCTGAAACTTTGTTAGAAAGTAGCCCTGAGGGAGTTTACAAGATAGAGAACAGGGAATGCCCAAGTAACAAGCAAGAAGAGATACAAGTAAGTTCCGACGTTCAGAAACAAGAAGAGAACCTTGTTGTGAAGGACCCTAAGAGTCCGAAGAAAGAGCCTCCTCCTGTCATGAAGAAACCAGTGACGGTGCTGCACAGAGAGGAACTGGTGAAGAAAGAGAGTGCGACTTCAGCGGTTCATCTACCTGTTGAGAACCATCCAACCGCAACACAGCACGGGGTTATAATTGTAGTTGATAAGAGTGACAACGAAAGGGCCAAAAGTGATGTTGCATTTGTAGAGGTCCCCAAAATGACTAAGGTCTCGCCACCACCGTCTCCTCCCCCGGCATACCACCCCACACCCCCTCTGTCAAGAAAGACACCTCCTTCATCAGTGTCTTCGCCACCAGACGACTTACaggggctgcaggaggagatcaACGTTGTAGAGTCTTGCTGGccgcctcctccacctccaatGGAAGGAGACTCGGTCTTTGATGGAGGAGATGACGTTGActttccacctcctcctccacccttgGTGACAGAAAGTGTATTAAATGTGATGGACAGTTGCGTCACTGATCTGGTTGCGtcaacaacaccaacagagGTGGTTAGAGAGACTAGTGATGATTCGAGTGAAGCTAACACACCTGTACGTGAACAAATTGCAGACGCGCCCCCTGCTGCACCACAAACAGTAACGGACATAGAACCAGAGGTTGTTGTGCAAGATTCAGAATCTCACATTGCAGATGATATTATTTGCAGACCAGTGCAGAGTTTAGTATCCGTTTCAGACTGTGTCCCATCTCCACCAGTTGTGGCAACCCCTTTGGCAACCATTACAAAAGCAGATCCACCAATATTGGAGTCTACTTTGGTTCCTCCAAGCAGTTCCCTGAAGCGAGACTCTCTAAAAATGGAAGATCAGTCTCCAAACGTGGCTCCCGTCAGCGCCCAACCTCCAGTGACTGCCCCAGTGGCCCCACCTCTACCGGCAGAGGGTTTGACCCAAGGGGTTAACTTCAGACGGCAACCCAGCGTACAAAACCGAGACGCCAGGAGCAAGGAGCTCCTTTCCCGCCACAAAAGTAGTGCACCCATTCCTAAAGAGGACGCTAACATACCTTTGGTGACCCCTTCCCTGCTTCAGATGGTTCGCCTCAGATCGGTCAACATGACTGAAGATGTGATGAAGGCGGAGGGggaagacaaaacaacaaaccaagGAGCTTCAGTTCAGGACGATTACTCAGTCTCAGTCACAGGAGCTCAGAACATTCCCCAGAAGCCCATCCGCAAGTCTTTGTCACTAAAATCTCCCCCTCAGTCCGTAAAGACCTCCTCAGTAACACTCATCGCCCCTTCCATGCGCTTACAGGAAGCTATACGTATGAAAACGGCAGCCATGTCTTCAAGAGATGGTCTCCCATCCCGACTGGGCGTTAGATCCCCTTACAGCTCGCTCGGGGAACGCGGGGCTCTGTCGTTGAAATCACACGAGGGAAGTGACATGTTAAAGTCTCCAGCCTCTACCGCCAGCTTTATCTTCTCCAGGAGCACAAAAAAGGTTGTGATAGAGACTCCAGCTGCCTTCTCCCCTGAAGCTCAGGTGAGTCTGAAGCAGAGCTTGGCGGCAGAACTCATGCAGGTGTCTGACCAATCGAAGGCCGCCGTTTACTCCAATGGCGGGGTGAAGTCGGACAGAGCTCCTCCACCAGTGGCAAAGAAACCAGCCTCTGGGAGCATCAGCCCTTCACACAACCAACCTGCTGGTTCTGCAAAGATGGACTTCAGCGTTGAAGGGAACGGAGTGATAGGAGCAGTGCAACATACGAGTGGAATAACGCATCCTGAGATCACAA CTACCAGGGTGACAGCAGACACAATTGAAACACTGTTTTGA